The Esox lucius isolate fEsoLuc1 chromosome 5, fEsoLuc1.pri, whole genome shotgun sequence genome includes a region encoding these proteins:
- the mkks gene encoding McKusick-Kaufman/Bardet-Biedl syndromes putative chaperonin isoform X1, whose protein sequence is MARLSKKTPSVCTDNPLSKSEVNRKITLMREILDSSFGPNGRLKQIHNNVGGHVLTTSTSSSLLQAFYSSEPLLKLINASILNHVSRFSDCGLYVGILCLSLIKHVQESDLRPSVAISMNKHLLELCTSYLKHEDCNCKVTIDLGSCRSLVTLARSVISSKPGSMLTEKEKQHIGTLTVHAFLLTVPDGETSDTVRLGRTVMVAMEGQSVLDSAVFHGLLVDVPDVLLHSIHAERITLRPGPFRLALFSVSLSGDLSALGKGSLEVPSGAPDPEDVVLEQLLGLGEQVVNNQVDVFMCQRVIHPVLQQYLRKHGVLVIERLGIALIDPIVQMTGAQAVASYQTPISPEAYGQVKGICVRTVGPRILLHLLPPEEPASTICTMVVCHRNETMLNELKSAIQKAEHVLRLTLRDPVALLGGGCTETLLAAYCRNKGTSEAMDASSSMGVSRSEYLLGLHAFCLSLESVALALDHDGGTSLIDLTHAHCWYIPSGQAPQSGTLPLVETSQWGNEAPPTCGCGIVERRTRPEQGMGLEWTLLNCRYPPFTPTPLVGDATSAPQPRVLDSFTAKFNALQVAVETANLILGIRFIIQDVN, encoded by the exons ATGGCTAGGCTTAGCAAGAAAACGCCGTCGGTATGCACGGATAACCCACTGAGCAAAAGTGAAGTCAATCGCAAAATTACACTAATGCGTGAGATACTCGATTCTTCTTTCGGTCCGAATGGAAGACTGAAGCAGATCCACAACAACGTCGGAGGTCATGTGCTGACTACTTCCACCTCTTCATCTTTGCTTCAAGCTTTTTACTCCTCGGAGCCGTTACTGAAACTGATAAATGCGTCTATTCTCAATCACGTATCTCGGTTTAGTGACTGTGGCCTGTACGTTGGGATACTGTGCCTTTCCCTCATTAAGCATGTTCAAGAGTCTGATTTGAGACCGAGCGTTGCAATCTCAATGAACAAGCACCTACTGGAGCTATGTACCAGTTATCTCAAACACGAGGACTGCAACTGTAAAGTGACAATTGACTTAGGGAGCTGTCGTAGCTTGGTGACACTAGCCAGGAGCGTCATCTCCAGCAAACCAGGCAGTATGTtgactgaaaaagaaaaacagcataTAGGCACACTGACTGTCCATGCCTTCCTTCTCACTGTCCCTGATGGCGAGACATCAGACACTGTTCGTCTAGGTAGGACTGTAATGGTGGCCATGGAGGGCCAGTCTGTACTTGACTCTGCAGTGTTCCATGGATTGTTGGTGGATGTCCCAGACGTTCTGCTTCATTCCATCCATGCTGAGAGAATAACACTGAGACCCGGTCCCTTCCGATTGGCTCTCTTCTCAGTGTCTCTTTCTGGGGATCTTTCTGCCCTTGGCAAGGGGTCCCTGGAG GTGCCAAGTGGAGCCCCTGACCCAGAAGATGTGGTTCTGGAGCAGCTGCTGGGCCTCGGGGAGCAGGTGGTGAATAACCAGGTGGATGTGTTCATGTGTCAGAGAGTGATCCACCCGGTCCTACAGCAGTACCTCAGAAAGCATGGGGTCCTGGTCATAGAGCGACTCGGCATTGCACTCATCGATCCCATTGTTCAAATGACAG GGGCTCAAGCGGTGGCTTCGTACCAGACCCCGATCTCTCCAGAGGCCTACGGCCAGGTCAAAGGTATCTGTGTACGGACTGTCGGACCCAGGATATTGCTTCACCTCCTGCCCCCTGAAGAACCAGCATCAACCATATGCACCATGGTGGTCTGTCATCGGAACGAGACGATGCTTAACGAACTGAAG TCTGCAATCCAGAAAGCAGAGCATGTGTTGAGACTCACATTAAGAGACCCAGTGGCTCTGCTAGGGGGAGGATGCACTGAGACACTCCTGGCTGCCTACTGCAGAAACAAG GGCACCAGCGAAGCCATGGACGCCTCATCCTCCATGGGAGTGTCTCGGTCAGAGTAccttctggggctccatgcttTCTGCCTTTCCCTGGAGTCTGTGGCCCTGGCCCTGGATCACGATGGGGGAACCAGCCTCATAGACCTCACCCATGCCCACTGCTGGTACATACCCAGCGGTCAGGCCCCTCAGTCGGGTACTCTTCCCCTGGTTGAGACCTCCCAGTGGGGCAATGAGGCTCCACCCACCTGTGGGTGTGGCATAGTGGAAAGGAGGACCAGGCCTGAGCAGGGGATGGGGCTGGAGTGGACTCTGCTCAACTGCAG GTACCCACCATTCACTCCTACTCCCCTGGTTGGAGACGCCACCTCTGCCCCTCAGCCCCGGGTACTAGACTCCTTCACAGCTAAATTCAATGCTCTGCAGGTTGCTGTGGAAACGGCTAATCTGATACTGGGCATCAGATTCATCATCCAAGATGTCAACT
- the mkks gene encoding McKusick-Kaufman/Bardet-Biedl syndromes putative chaperonin isoform X2: protein MARLSKKTPSVCTDNPLSKSEVNRKITLMREILDSSFGPNGRLKQIHNNVGGHVLTTSTSSSLLQAFYSSEPLLKLINASILNHVSRFSDCGLYVGILCLSLIKHVQESDLRPSVAISMNKHLLELCTSYLKHEDCNCKVTIDLGSCRSLVTLARSVISSKPGSMLTEKEKQHIGTLTVHAFLLTVPDGETSDTVRLGRTVMVAMEGQSVLDSAVFHGLLVDVPDVLLHSIHAERITLRPGPFRLALFSVSLSGDLSALGKGSLEVPSGAPDPEDVVLEQLLGLGEQVVNNQVDVFMCQRVIHPVLQQYLRKHGVLVIERLGIALIDPIVQMTGAQAVASYQTPISPEAYGQVKGICVRTVGPRILLHLLPPEEPASTICTMVVCHRNETMLNELKSAIQKAEHVLRLTLRDPVALLGGGCTETLLAAYCRNKVHQLPLEHSHIQAVWIKKMAPAKPWTPHPPWECLGQSTFWGSMLSAFPWSLWPWPWITMGEPAS from the exons ATGGCTAGGCTTAGCAAGAAAACGCCGTCGGTATGCACGGATAACCCACTGAGCAAAAGTGAAGTCAATCGCAAAATTACACTAATGCGTGAGATACTCGATTCTTCTTTCGGTCCGAATGGAAGACTGAAGCAGATCCACAACAACGTCGGAGGTCATGTGCTGACTACTTCCACCTCTTCATCTTTGCTTCAAGCTTTTTACTCCTCGGAGCCGTTACTGAAACTGATAAATGCGTCTATTCTCAATCACGTATCTCGGTTTAGTGACTGTGGCCTGTACGTTGGGATACTGTGCCTTTCCCTCATTAAGCATGTTCAAGAGTCTGATTTGAGACCGAGCGTTGCAATCTCAATGAACAAGCACCTACTGGAGCTATGTACCAGTTATCTCAAACACGAGGACTGCAACTGTAAAGTGACAATTGACTTAGGGAGCTGTCGTAGCTTGGTGACACTAGCCAGGAGCGTCATCTCCAGCAAACCAGGCAGTATGTtgactgaaaaagaaaaacagcataTAGGCACACTGACTGTCCATGCCTTCCTTCTCACTGTCCCTGATGGCGAGACATCAGACACTGTTCGTCTAGGTAGGACTGTAATGGTGGCCATGGAGGGCCAGTCTGTACTTGACTCTGCAGTGTTCCATGGATTGTTGGTGGATGTCCCAGACGTTCTGCTTCATTCCATCCATGCTGAGAGAATAACACTGAGACCCGGTCCCTTCCGATTGGCTCTCTTCTCAGTGTCTCTTTCTGGGGATCTTTCTGCCCTTGGCAAGGGGTCCCTGGAG GTGCCAAGTGGAGCCCCTGACCCAGAAGATGTGGTTCTGGAGCAGCTGCTGGGCCTCGGGGAGCAGGTGGTGAATAACCAGGTGGATGTGTTCATGTGTCAGAGAGTGATCCACCCGGTCCTACAGCAGTACCTCAGAAAGCATGGGGTCCTGGTCATAGAGCGACTCGGCATTGCACTCATCGATCCCATTGTTCAAATGACAG GGGCTCAAGCGGTGGCTTCGTACCAGACCCCGATCTCTCCAGAGGCCTACGGCCAGGTCAAAGGTATCTGTGTACGGACTGTCGGACCCAGGATATTGCTTCACCTCCTGCCCCCTGAAGAACCAGCATCAACCATATGCACCATGGTGGTCTGTCATCGGAACGAGACGATGCTTAACGAACTGAAG TCTGCAATCCAGAAAGCAGAGCATGTGTTGAGACTCACATTAAGAGACCCAGTGGCTCTGCTAGGGGGAGGATGCACTGAGACACTCCTGGCTGCCTACTGCAGAAACAAGGTTCACCAGCTGCCCCTTGAACACTCACATATCCAAGCTGtctggataaaaaaaat GGCACCAGCGAAGCCATGGACGCCTCATCCTCCATGGGAGTGTCTCGGTCAGAGTAccttctggggctccatgcttTCTGCCTTTCCCTGGAGTCTGTGGCCCTGGCCCTGGATCACGATGGGGGAACCAGCCTCATAG